One Thermoproteota archaeon DNA segment encodes these proteins:
- a CDS encoding NifB/NifX family molybdenum-iron cluster-binding protein, whose translation MEKIAVPAKGPEGLDAIAFGQPSYAPFFTIVTVEDSEIKKVEVIRNPASGLLTYRGPSLASWLKHMGVTVLISISLPEDVLRSLTSWGIRAVFATGRTVREILDAYLSGTYRPPRGEKSGEEGLV comes from the coding sequence TTGGAGAAGATAGCGGTTCCCGCGAAGGGTCCTGAGGGATTGGACGCAATAGCCTTTGGACAGCCCTCCTACGCACCATTCTTCACGATAGTGACGGTGGAGGACTCCGAGATAAAGAAAGTCGAGGTGATAAGGAACCCGGCCTCGGGACTCCTCACTTACAGGGGGCCCAGCTTGGCGTCATGGCTCAAGCACATGGGGGTGACGGTCCTCATCTCTATATCCCTTCCAGAGGATGTGCTCAGGAGCCTCACCTCTTGGGGGATAAGGGCCGTGTTCGCCACGGGCAGGACGGTCAGGGAGATACTCGATGCCTACCTCTCCGGGACTTATAGGCCTCCCAGAGGTGAAAAATCGGGCGAGGAGGGGCTGGTCTGA
- a CDS encoding M48 family metalloprotease translates to MSVRRSVPLLGLRVDMMLTLSLIIAISGFVFIYLLGPSVGLVGGVVLALLFNFFMWLISPYLIKAMYRLRPVSRGEMPWLYSTVEMLAARSGLRRMPQVFIAPTEVPNAFAFGSPIFGYGVAVTEGLLRILDEEEIEAVLGHEIGHIKHGDMHVMMIATALPAIFLQIGRWFIWGSMFGYGGSRDRDNAGSLYLLGVALTVIGWLLYLLALRLSRLREFYADAHSALTVERGAEKLQRALVKIAKNTDPRLGAQLASAKALMITDPTQRELDEDLRSIMEREESFFERIMSLFSTHPRLKERLMKLEELKGISG, encoded by the coding sequence ATGAGCGTAAGAAGGAGTGTACCCCTTCTTGGACTTAGAGTGGACATGATGCTGACCCTATCGCTCATAATAGCTATCTCAGGATTCGTTTTCATCTATCTACTGGGTCCCAGTGTCGGTCTGGTTGGGGGAGTAGTGCTGGCATTGCTGTTCAACTTCTTCATGTGGCTCATATCCCCTTACCTAATAAAGGCCATGTACAGGCTTAGACCCGTGAGTAGAGGCGAGATGCCTTGGCTGTACTCCACGGTGGAGATGCTCGCAGCGAGGAGCGGTTTGAGGAGGATGCCTCAAGTATTCATCGCGCCAACCGAGGTGCCTAACGCCTTCGCCTTTGGAAGCCCGATCTTCGGCTACGGCGTGGCCGTTACGGAGGGGCTCCTCAGGATACTGGATGAGGAGGAGATAGAGGCAGTGCTGGGCCACGAGATAGGACACATAAAGCATGGAGACATGCATGTGATGATGATCGCCACCGCCCTGCCTGCGATATTCCTGCAGATCGGCAGGTGGTTCATCTGGGGGTCGATGTTCGGGTATGGAGGTTCGAGGGACAGGGACAACGCCGGATCCCTCTACCTCTTGGGGGTAGCGCTCACCGTGATCGGATGGCTCCTGTACCTCCTAGCCCTGAGGCTCAGCAGGCTGAGGGAGTTCTACGCCGATGCACACTCGGCGCTCACCGTCGAGAGGGGCGCCGAGAAGCTCCAGCGCGCCTTGGTGAAGATAGCCAAGAACACCGACCCAAGGCTGGGTGCCCAGCTGGCCAGCGCTAAAGCGCTCATGATAACTGATCCCACTCAAAGGGAGCTTGACGAGGACCTCAGATCGATCATGGAGAGGGAGGAGAGCTTCTTCGAGAGGATAATGTCCCTGTTCTCCACTCACCCGAGGCTGAAGGAGAGGCTGATGAAGCTGGAGGAGCTCAAGGGGATCTCTGGCTGA
- a CDS encoding acylphosphatase, whose protein sequence is MPGQMARAHLRIYGRVQGVFFRSTMRDVARELGVRGWVRNLPDGSVEAVVEGEREKVERIVEWARQGPPLARVRRVEVRWEDYRGEFDDFRIVR, encoded by the coding sequence ATGCCCGGCCAGATGGCTAGAGCTCACCTCCGTATATACGGGAGGGTTCAGGGAGTCTTCTTCAGGTCGACCATGAGGGATGTTGCTAGGGAGCTAGGAGTCAGGGGATGGGTAAGGAACCTACCGGATGGAAGTGTCGAGGCCGTTGTTGAGGGGGAGAGGGAAAAAGTGGAGAGGATAGTTGAGTGGGCCCGTCAAGGCCCGCCCCTAGCGAGAGTGCGGAGGGTGGAGGTGCGATGGGAGGATTACAGGGGAGAATTCGATGATTTTAGGATAGTGAGATGA
- a CDS encoding PadR family transcriptional regulator, translated as MRKRWRRGLGAGGPSLGISGLYPLLVLLMIRRGYHHGYEMKRKIEEIIGIPMPPGFIYVTLGRLEASGLVISTSMPSDPRGKKIYRLTPAGEQFLAAGMAELRGLKVLIDRIVGFYEGKEF; from the coding sequence ATGAGAAAGAGATGGAGGAGGGGCTTGGGTGCGGGAGGCCCAAGCCTAGGCATATCGGGACTCTATCCCCTGCTGGTGCTTCTCATGATACGCAGGGGGTACCATCATGGATACGAGATGAAGAGGAAGATAGAGGAGATAATTGGCATTCCCATGCCCCCCGGATTCATCTATGTAACCCTAGGTAGGTTAGAAGCTTCAGGTCTAGTTATTTCCACCTCCATGCCCTCTGATCCTAGGGGGAAGAAGATCTACAGACTGACGCCTGCTGGCGAGCAGTTTTTGGCCGCTGGGATGGCCGAACTGAGGGGATTGAAGGTCCTAATAGATAGGATAGTTGGGTTCTACGAGGGTAAGGAATTTTAG
- a CDS encoding NifB/NifX family molybdenum-iron cluster-binding protein: MKIAIPVDTPEGLGSRVSFLFGRAPYIAIVEKVEEGVREVKVESNPYAQLPGGAGPALANFLQEKGVSIVLASDVGPNAAVTLTSAGIRWIPVPAGVTVEEALEFLTSQPQLPPPAPPAYPFSSKEEEIRWLKERKKWIEKRLKEIEEALSRS; this comes from the coding sequence TTGAAAATAGCTATCCCGGTGGATACCCCGGAGGGGCTGGGTTCTAGGGTCTCCTTCCTCTTTGGGAGAGCCCCCTACATAGCCATAGTGGAGAAGGTTGAGGAGGGAGTGAGAGAGGTAAAGGTTGAGAGCAATCCTTACGCCCAGCTTCCCGGGGGCGCTGGGCCAGCACTAGCCAACTTCTTGCAAGAAAAGGGAGTCAGTATCGTGCTAGCCAGCGATGTAGGACCCAACGCGGCCGTGACCCTGACCAGTGCCGGGATCAGATGGATACCGGTCCCAGCGGGAGTCACCGTGGAGGAGGCCTTGGAATTCTTGACCTCTCAACCCCAGCTCCCTCCGCCAGCGCCACCGGCATATCCCTTTTCAAGCAAGGAAGAGGAAATCAGGTGGCTGAAGGAAAGAAAGAAGTGGATCGAAAAGAGATTAAAGGAGATAGAGGAGGCACTCAGCAGATCCTGA
- a CDS encoding DUF973 family protein, translating into MSFDYPVDKSLVDGLSNLKTGALFSLIAYALSFVVMLIAMSMMPGLMIPGMAGPRVFPVRSMTALLGVLTLIVVAGIAVLVLAVLAFYKFYKATGHLKEYDPSKLGIGRTGILISLAGLGVIITGVLVLIALLAGAGASMGPQALGGMELFLRW; encoded by the coding sequence ATGTCGTTCGATTATCCTGTCGACAAGTCCCTAGTTGATGGGTTATCCAACCTCAAGACTGGGGCTCTATTCAGTCTCATTGCGTATGCGCTATCGTTCGTAGTCATGCTAATAGCCATGTCCATGATGCCCGGTCTCATGATCCCGGGAATGGCCGGTCCTAGGGTGTTTCCAGTGAGGAGCATGACTGCGCTCCTAGGCGTGCTGACCCTGATAGTGGTTGCGGGAATTGCAGTCTTGGTCCTGGCGGTCTTAGCCTTCTACAAGTTCTACAAGGCTACCGGTCACCTGAAGGAATACGATCCATCCAAGCTTGGCATAGGCAGGACTGGAATACTCATTTCCCTTGCAGGCCTAGGAGTGATAATAACCGGTGTACTGGTCCTCATAGCTTTGTTGGCGGGAGCCGGAGCATCAATGGGGCCTCAGGCTCTAGGGGGTATGGAACTATTTTTGCGCTGGTAG
- the xth gene encoding exodeoxyribonuclease III — protein MRLKVATYNVNSIRSRLHIIVPWLEENEPDLLCMQETKVDDTKFPVKAFEDIGYRVVFHGTGRYNGVAIASKEELEDVRFGLFGRDPDRLVRGIYRGIHVINTYVPQGYKIDSPRYQYKLQWLRDLRRLFEEEYDPNWMILWCGDMNVAPEEIDVHNPKRLKNHVDFHIEARKAFKEVVEWGFVDVFRKHHPDEPHQYTFYDYRVPKAIERKLGWRVDHIMATKPLADRSVDSYIDMKPRLAEKPSDHTILVAEFEI, from the coding sequence ATGAGACTTAAGGTGGCCACCTATAACGTCAACTCCATAAGGTCTAGGCTGCATATCATCGTACCGTGGCTGGAGGAAAACGAACCCGACCTGCTCTGCATGCAGGAAACCAAGGTAGACGACACCAAGTTTCCCGTGAAGGCCTTCGAGGACATAGGATACAGGGTGGTCTTCCATGGAACCGGCAGATATAACGGGGTGGCCATCGCTTCCAAGGAGGAGCTGGAGGACGTTAGATTCGGTCTATTCGGCAGGGATCCAGACAGACTGGTCAGGGGAATCTACAGGGGAATACACGTCATAAACACGTACGTGCCTCAGGGTTACAAGATAGACAGCCCGCGCTACCAGTACAAGCTCCAGTGGCTCAGGGACCTGAGGAGGCTCTTCGAGGAGGAGTACGATCCCAACTGGATGATCCTCTGGTGCGGCGATATGAATGTCGCCCCTGAGGAGATAGATGTGCATAACCCAAAGAGACTGAAGAACCACGTGGACTTCCACATAGAGGCGAGGAAGGCTTTCAAGGAAGTGGTGGAATGGGGCTTCGTGGATGTGTTCAGGAAGCACCACCCTGACGAGCCTCACCAGTACACCTTCTACGATTACAGGGTTCCCAAGGCGATAGAGAGGAAGCTCGGATGGAGGGTCGATCACATCATGGCCACGAAGCCGTTGGCCGACAGGTCGGTGGACAGTTACATCGACATGAAGCCCAGGCTAGCGGAGAAGCCCTCAGATCACACGATACTGGTAGCTGAGTTCGAGATCTGA
- a CDS encoding isoaspartyl peptidase/L-asparaginase encodes MEQLLSLRTDEPFRVVVHGGAGRIPEDKAPLYAEGVKKAVNIGLEVLRGGGSALDAVVEAVAYMEDDPTFNAGKGSVLNSEGFIEMDAIVIDGSSLSMGAVAAVRRVKNPVRLARVVMERTDHNMFASEWADRLAEVMGLELADPSYFLTERRKREWEEMRTGRVNPSKEFMYSTVGAVAIDEGGNLAAATSTGGTPLKMPGRVGDTPLVGSGAYADNTLGGASATGLGESIMRVVLSKTALDLVSQALDPASAAKRAIEIMEKRVGGGAGLILIDSRGNVGLAYNTPAMSFAFNEGSKVVYGVGVAGRRMAPLI; translated from the coding sequence GTGGAGCAGCTCCTTTCTCTCAGGACAGACGAGCCTTTCAGGGTCGTCGTCCATGGTGGAGCTGGTAGAATACCTGAGGACAAGGCTCCTCTATATGCAGAGGGTGTCAAGAAAGCAGTGAATATCGGATTGGAGGTCTTGAGGGGCGGGGGAAGCGCTCTGGACGCGGTCGTCGAGGCCGTGGCGTACATGGAGGATGATCCCACCTTCAACGCAGGCAAGGGGTCCGTCCTTAATAGCGAGGGGTTCATTGAGATGGACGCCATTGTGATCGACGGTTCCTCCCTTTCAATGGGTGCCGTGGCAGCTGTGAGGAGGGTGAAGAATCCGGTCAGGTTGGCCAGAGTCGTGATGGAGAGGACGGATCACAACATGTTCGCGAGCGAGTGGGCGGACAGGCTGGCCGAGGTCATGGGGCTCGAGCTGGCCGATCCCTCATACTTCCTCACAGAGAGGCGTAAGAGGGAGTGGGAGGAGATGAGGACAGGAAGGGTGAATCCCTCCAAGGAATTCATGTACTCGACAGTTGGAGCTGTCGCAATAGATGAAGGTGGGAACTTAGCTGCAGCCACTTCCACAGGAGGCACGCCCCTGAAGATGCCCGGGAGAGTGGGCGACACCCCTTTGGTTGGTAGCGGCGCATACGCTGACAACACGCTTGGAGGGGCTAGCGCGACTGGACTGGGGGAGTCCATAATGAGGGTAGTCCTGTCGAAGACAGCGCTGGACCTCGTCTCCCAAGCCTTGGATCCAGCCAGCGCTGCCAAGAGGGCCATCGAGATCATGGAGAAGAGGGTCGGGGGAGGGGCCGGTCTAATACTCATAGATTCTCGAGGAAACGTGGGGCTGGCGTACAATACCCCGGCCATGTCCTTCGCCTTCAACGAAGGCAGTAAGGTAGTTTACGGGGTAGGCGTGGCGGGGAGGAGGATGGCGCCCCTGATCTGA
- a CDS encoding ABC transporter substrate-binding protein: MNTKNLVIGIVVVIVIVVAAYFALQGGAGAQEIKVGALYNIGGFMGSIDAPAANGVKLAVKQINEAGGINGKKIKLILIDTKSDQTETAAAAKRLVQEGVVAMIGYGDTNFARIAGEIAQANKIPFITSGATHPLLPQWVGNYMFLAAFGDNAQAAAVAEYAVKKLGYKKVVVWVDVEMDFSRAVCTYFVDAFKHYTGDPNSIVYIDTFHTNDKDYSAQIARLKDKMKSEKIDAIYIGATPGNVGLIIKQIRDAGIDLPILGEDGFDTPEMVKVAGKAAEGTIFATHVSLDVPPNDRVKKFIEAYQKEYGRKPENAFAALGYDAMMLLAEAIKKAGSTDPTAIKNALEQIKGFPAVTGTITYSPQSHVPQKAVSVLQVKNGKFVTLEQLTPEYMPPAELALNPIP, encoded by the coding sequence ATGAATACGAAGAACCTAGTGATAGGAATAGTAGTGGTGATCGTGATCGTAGTTGCTGCCTACTTCGCCCTGCAGGGCGGTGCTGGCGCTCAGGAGATCAAGGTCGGGGCCCTCTACAACATAGGAGGCTTCATGGGATCCATAGACGCTCCGGCCGCCAACGGAGTGAAGCTGGCGGTCAAACAGATAAACGAGGCTGGCGGGATCAACGGGAAGAAGATAAAGCTCATCCTGATAGATACTAAGTCAGACCAGACCGAAACGGCCGCAGCCGCCAAGAGGCTGGTGCAGGAAGGGGTCGTCGCCATGATAGGTTACGGAGACACCAACTTCGCCAGAATAGCAGGGGAGATAGCTCAGGCTAACAAGATACCTTTCATAACCAGCGGAGCTACTCACCCGCTCCTCCCACAGTGGGTGGGCAACTACATGTTCCTAGCTGCATTTGGAGACAACGCTCAGGCGGCCGCCGTGGCTGAGTACGCGGTGAAGAAGCTAGGCTACAAGAAGGTCGTTGTCTGGGTCGATGTGGAGATGGACTTCAGCAGAGCCGTCTGCACGTACTTCGTGGACGCATTCAAGCATTACACCGGGGATCCCAACTCGATAGTCTACATAGACACCTTCCACACCAACGACAAGGACTACTCCGCTCAGATAGCTAGGTTGAAGGACAAGATGAAGTCCGAGAAGATCGATGCGATCTACATAGGCGCCACGCCGGGTAACGTGGGCCTCATCATAAAGCAGATAAGGGATGCGGGAATAGATCTGCCCATTCTGGGTGAGGACGGTTTCGACACGCCTGAGATGGTGAAGGTGGCCGGGAAGGCCGCTGAAGGAACCATATTCGCGACCCACGTCTCGCTAGACGTGCCGCCCAACGACAGGGTGAAGAAGTTCATAGAGGCCTACCAGAAGGAGTACGGTAGGAAGCCTGAGAACGCCTTCGCTGCCCTCGGCTACGACGCGATGATGCTGCTGGCAGAGGCCATAAAGAAGGCCGGAAGCACCGATCCAACAGCGATAAAGAATGCGTTGGAGCAGATAAAGGGCTTCCCCGCCGTCACTGGAACCATAACCTATTCTCCACAGAGCCACGTGCCCCAGAAGGCTGTATCCGTCCTTCAGGTCAAGAACGGAAAGTTCGTGACCTTGGAGCAGCTTACACCCGAGTACATGCCTCCGGCCGAGCTGGCCCTGAACCCGATACCTTAA
- a CDS encoding ABC transporter ATP-binding protein, with the protein MSLLEVRGLTKRFGGLLAVDDYRLDLPKGEIYGLIGPNGAGKTTVFNLITGYIRPDGGSVRFGGRDITGLPPNRVSELGIARTFQNLRIFRRLTVMENLLIGRHKSFSYSLLDTVFMSSRYAREEEVGGREVHEIMRELGINEYADRLAGELPYGIQRLLEIGRSLLTKPKLLLLDEPTAGMNPKEAEGLISKVREIKESFDLTVLIVEHRMKVIQGLCSWVQVLDHGRIIAEGTYDEVVSDPKVIEVYLGGT; encoded by the coding sequence TTGTCCCTCTTGGAAGTCAGGGGACTGACCAAGAGGTTCGGTGGACTCTTGGCCGTGGACGATTATCGGTTAGATCTTCCGAAGGGGGAGATTTACGGCCTGATAGGTCCCAACGGCGCCGGGAAGACCACGGTGTTCAACCTCATAACGGGCTACATCAGGCCGGACGGGGGCTCGGTCAGGTTCGGGGGTAGGGACATAACAGGCCTGCCACCCAACAGGGTGTCAGAACTTGGCATAGCCAGAACTTTCCAGAACCTGCGCATATTCAGGAGGCTCACGGTCATGGAGAACCTCCTGATAGGGAGGCACAAGTCCTTCTCCTACTCCCTGCTGGACACCGTGTTCATGAGCTCCAGATACGCCCGAGAGGAGGAGGTTGGAGGGCGCGAGGTCCACGAGATCATGAGGGAGCTCGGGATCAATGAGTATGCTGATAGGCTCGCAGGGGAGCTCCCCTACGGGATACAGCGGCTTCTAGAAATAGGGAGGAGCCTCCTCACCAAGCCTAAACTCCTGCTGCTGGACGAGCCCACCGCCGGGATGAATCCTAAGGAGGCCGAGGGGCTCATATCCAAGGTGAGAGAGATAAAGGAGAGCTTCGACCTCACGGTCCTCATCGTCGAGCACAGAATGAAGGTGATTCAGGGACTCTGCAGCTGGGTGCAAGTGCTCGATCACGGGAGGATAATCGCCGAGGGGACCTACGACGAGGTGGTCAGTGACCCCAAGGTAATAGAAGTGTATCTGGGAGGGACCTGA
- a CDS encoding ABC transporter ATP-binding protein: MTLLDIKDLFVSYGPLVAVQGISFQVRKGQVVSLLGSNGAGKTTTLRAISGTITLVGGKVTGGSISFDGQEITKVPPHRRVRKGISLVPEGRKIFHRLTVYENLVAGGYTVKDFGDRLEFVYQLFPILKERRNQIAGSLSGGEQQMLAIARGLMSNPKLLLLDEPSLGLAPRVVDVLYDAISKINEEGTTVLVVEQHVKKALDHSHYIYVIQTGRIIASGEPEEVLSMDMVKAYLG, encoded by the coding sequence ATGACTCTCTTGGATATCAAGGATTTGTTCGTTAGCTACGGTCCTCTAGTAGCTGTTCAGGGGATAAGCTTTCAGGTGAGAAAGGGTCAGGTCGTGAGCCTGCTCGGGAGCAACGGAGCCGGCAAGACAACGACCCTCCGAGCCATATCCGGCACCATAACTCTGGTAGGGGGGAAAGTTACGGGAGGCAGCATCTCCTTCGATGGCCAAGAGATAACCAAGGTGCCGCCCCACAGGAGGGTGAGGAAGGGCATCTCTCTAGTCCCGGAGGGCAGGAAGATATTCCACAGGCTCACGGTCTACGAGAACCTTGTGGCTGGAGGATACACCGTTAAGGACTTCGGGGACAGGCTGGAGTTCGTCTACCAGCTCTTCCCCATCCTGAAGGAGAGGAGGAACCAGATAGCCGGCTCCCTGAGTGGAGGGGAGCAGCAGATGCTTGCCATAGCTAGGGGACTGATGAGCAATCCCAAACTCCTGTTGCTGGACGAACCATCACTGGGATTGGCTCCCCGAGTGGTGGATGTTCTCTACGACGCGATCTCCAAGATAAATGAGGAGGGAACGACTGTGCTCGTGGTGGAGCAACACGTCAAGAAGGCGCTCGACCACTCGCACTACATCTACGTGATCCAGACCGGCAGGATAATCGCGAGCGGAGAGCCCGAGGAGGTCCTCTCCATGGACATGGTGAAAGCATATCTGGGGTGA
- a CDS encoding branched-chain amino acid ABC transporter permease — MVSATYILDLFIGSFVLGSMYALLAIGMSIIYGILRLINFAHGAMLMVGAYFYIMFLTMGLDPITSLPLSMALGAVLGVAIDFFAYRPLRGGPELSMLITSLGVYIFLENLVRIIATPQPRVFPLPEFLKGVYRYGDFSVRVIEIFTIASTLVLFAALVLFFTKTKVGIAMRATADDLEASVLMGIDANRIIMIAFALASMVAALTGFLWGGMYGQVDPTTGFMPGVKAFIAAVVGGIGSLTGSVLGGYILGYAEIYSVGLLPPEYSGLRDGISFLILIIILLIRPYGLFGREVERV; from the coding sequence ATGGTCAGCGCAACCTACATTCTGGATCTGTTCATAGGGAGCTTCGTCCTCGGGAGCATGTACGCACTACTCGCGATAGGCATGAGCATAATATACGGGATCCTCAGGCTCATCAACTTCGCCCACGGAGCAATGCTGATGGTCGGCGCCTACTTCTACATCATGTTCTTGACCATGGGGCTAGATCCAATAACCTCCCTGCCCCTTTCGATGGCGCTGGGGGCCGTCTTGGGCGTGGCGATAGATTTCTTCGCCTACAGGCCCCTGAGGGGAGGACCGGAGCTATCCATGCTGATCACCTCGCTTGGGGTCTACATATTCTTGGAGAACCTCGTGAGGATCATCGCAACCCCGCAGCCCAGGGTGTTCCCATTGCCCGAGTTCCTGAAGGGGGTTTACAGGTATGGGGACTTCTCCGTGAGGGTCATAGAGATCTTCACCATAGCCTCCACGCTCGTCCTGTTCGCCGCCCTAGTCCTCTTCTTCACCAAGACGAAGGTGGGCATAGCCATGAGGGCCACTGCCGATGACTTGGAGGCGAGCGTACTCATGGGCATCGACGCTAACCGCATCATAATGATCGCTTTCGCCCTCGCCTCAATGGTCGCTGCGCTGACCGGCTTCCTGTGGGGAGGCATGTACGGCCAAGTCGATCCCACCACGGGCTTCATGCCCGGTGTGAAGGCCTTCATAGCTGCCGTCGTCGGGGGCATAGGCAGCCTGACGGGTTCCGTGCTGGGGGGCTACATCCTGGGCTACGCGGAGATATACTCGGTGGGCCTCCTTCCGCCCGAGTATTCCGGGCTCAGGGATGGCATCTCATTCCTGATCCTCATAATAATACTCCTGATCAGGCCCTACGGCCTCTTCGGCAGGGAGGTGGAGCGAGTATGA
- a CDS encoding branched-chain amino acid ABC transporter permease, translated as MRDAKRVLLTALIGAAFLLLIDSFASGYHKYLIELMGIYAILTVSLGLTNGFTDVFSLGHVGFMAVGAYTASLLTFPLEKRPSYFPELPEILKGAYLPYPAALIVGGLLAAAIAFVIGFPVLRLRGHYLAVATLGFMAVVYSLLLNLEPITRGALGISGIPEYTNIWWIYLWLGLTIYVTWRIVDSYHGRAMIAIREDSIAAQSLGIDTFRYRLVAFVIGAFFAGVAGGLYAHLITLIDPRAFSFVLTFNIIIMLIVGGMYTISGAWLGAVLFTVLMQVLRPVEESTGLYGLVELIFSALLVAIMIYKPRGILEEELPALVRRWLKAGEGSKRS; from the coding sequence ATGAGGGATGCCAAGAGGGTACTGCTAACTGCCTTGATCGGCGCCGCCTTCCTGCTGCTGATCGACAGTTTCGCCTCCGGCTACCACAAGTATCTGATAGAGCTCATGGGGATATACGCGATCCTCACCGTGAGCTTGGGGCTGACCAATGGCTTCACCGACGTGTTCAGCCTGGGCCATGTGGGCTTCATGGCCGTCGGGGCATACACGGCCTCTCTACTGACCTTCCCTCTAGAGAAGAGGCCCAGTTACTTTCCTGAGCTTCCTGAGATACTGAAAGGAGCTTATCTGCCCTATCCAGCAGCTCTCATAGTTGGAGGGCTCTTGGCTGCGGCGATAGCTTTCGTTATAGGCTTCCCCGTCCTCAGGCTGAGGGGGCACTACTTGGCCGTCGCAACCCTAGGTTTTATGGCGGTCGTTTACTCCCTCCTCCTGAACTTGGAGCCCATAACGAGGGGAGCATTGGGGATAAGCGGCATTCCCGAGTACACCAACATCTGGTGGATCTACCTCTGGCTGGGCCTCACCATCTACGTGACGTGGAGGATAGTCGACTCTTACCACGGTAGAGCGATGATAGCCATCAGGGAGGACAGCATTGCCGCCCAGAGCCTAGGCATAGACACATTCAGATACAGGCTGGTGGCCTTCGTGATAGGAGCCTTTTTTGCCGGGGTCGCTGGCGGTCTCTACGCTCATTTGATCACTTTGATAGATCCCAGGGCCTTCTCCTTCGTCCTTACCTTCAACATCATAATAATGCTCATTGTCGGTGGCATGTACACAATATCGGGAGCATGGCTTGGTGCGGTCCTCTTCACCGTTCTCATGCAGGTATTGAGGCCCGTGGAGGAGTCCACGGGCCTTTACGGCCTCGTCGAATTGATCTTCTCAGCCCTGTTAGTTGCCATTATGATATACAAACCCAGAGGTATTTTGGAGGAAGAGCTGCCTGCTTTGGTCAGGAGATGGCTTAAGGCCGGTGAGGGGTCAAAGCGATCTTAA
- a CDS encoding creatininase family protein, which yields MGIILDKDVNLLFLNGKKFREGNYDKALIPVGSCENHGDHLPFGSDTIVSTKIAEEVAKRVKGAFVVPPLPYGMSEHYAMFPIAVSLKPETVVAVLRDVFESLYKHGIRKFLVINGHDGNIEPIEIAARQFKVQHKDAKIAVLDAWWVTAGKLLPPDTFEVWEGLGHAGEGETSINLAIAPELVDMEAAKGVVPKLPEHIKIVWTFDELTPYGATGDPTKATKEKGEKMLNAIVDFLVKFIEEMDAKNWEYRQY from the coding sequence ATGGGGATAATCCTCGACAAGGATGTGAACCTCCTTTTCCTGAACGGGAAGAAGTTCAGGGAAGGTAATTATGACAAAGCCCTGATCCCGGTTGGTAGCTGCGAGAACCACGGGGATCACCTTCCATTCGGCTCAGACACTATAGTCTCCACAAAAATAGCTGAGGAGGTGGCTAAGAGAGTAAAGGGGGCCTTTGTAGTCCCTCCCCTTCCCTACGGGATGAGCGAACATTACGCCATGTTCCCGATAGCCGTGTCTCTCAAGCCTGAGACCGTCGTAGCGGTTCTCAGGGATGTGTTCGAGAGCCTTTACAAGCACGGGATCAGGAAGTTCCTCGTCATCAACGGGCACGACGGTAACATCGAGCCCATAGAGATAGCTGCTAGGCAGTTCAAGGTACAGCATAAGGACGCAAAAATCGCGGTTCTCGATGCTTGGTGGGTGACTGCTGGCAAACTCCTACCTCCCGATACCTTCGAGGTGTGGGAGGGGCTTGGACACGCTGGAGAGGGGGAGACCTCCATAAACTTGGCCATAGCTCCAGAGCTGGTGGACATGGAAGCCGCGAAGGGCGTGGTTCCGAAGCTTCCTGAGCACATAAAGATAGTCTGGACCTTCGACGAGCTCACACCGTACGGTGCGACTGGCGATCCCACCAAGGCAACCAAGGAGAAGGGGGAGAAGATGCTAAACGCTATCGTGGACTTTCTCGTGAAGTTCATAGAAGAGATGGACGCCAAGAACTGGGAGTACAGGCAGTACTGA